AAACACAATTATAAAAATACTGCAGTTAGAGAATAACTCACCTTCGTTAATTACTTCAGCTCCTATGGCTGTAAATAATTCCGAAATCAAAAGGAGAATTACTATGATATCAAAACATAAAAAGAGTTCTTTAAAAAATATAATATGTGGAATTTTAGTTATCACTGCTATTACCACAGTAGGATTAACAAGTGGTATTTCTAAGGCAAAACCAAATAGTAATAACTACAATTCCAAACCTTACTATGAAAGCATTATGAATTACTTAATAAATTCTATGAAAGGCCATGGCTCCGTGTACAATATGAATTCTAGTGAAAATAATAATTTTGCAAGCAATAACTCACTAAATTTTAACAGTACAGATGAATTTCAATTTGAAGAATTGGATTTTAATGGCTTTCAAAAATATTGGAGTTCTAATTTTCAAAATAATATATTCGCAGCTGATTTTGATTTCTTTAATGGGATAGAATCGTATAAAATAACCTCTCATAAAACTAGCTATAGTATAAAAATAAATACAGATATAAAAAGTGGAAATGTATCCATAAAAATTTATAATGATAAAAAAGTATTATTTGAAAAGATAAACCCAACAAACAAAACCTTAACAATTTCAAAGGAAGATGCTAAAAATATTAAGCTTGACTGCATAGGAATAAAGGCTAAAGGTAATATTACACTTGAACTAAACTAACAGCATCAATAAATCATATTACTTAGTAAGAGAAGCTGCTGTATAATAAATATTTATTCACTATACAGCAGCTTCTCTAATAATTCACATGAACTAGCCAAAACTTTATATTTTTATCACTCCATCCAAGGTCCCAAGGTACTCTATTTCTATCTGTATTATGACAGCTTACAAGAGAATATCCTTTAGAATCCGCACCTGTTACTACTGAAATATGAGTTATATCTCCTTTCTTTTCATAGGCTACAAAATCTCCAGGCAAAAGTTTATAAGAAGCTTTATATACTTTTTCATAACTTCCATGGGCTACTAGTGAAGCTCTTCCGCTGTATATCATATAGCTCTTAAATCCATCTGCATTTAACCAAGATCTAGTGGCTCCAGAACCATCATAACTCCAGCCAGAATTTTTTCTAAACTTACCTCCTTCATGAAGTATTTGCGATGCAAAATTTGCACAATCTCCTCCCCGTGAATTATAATTTCTATACTTTCTATTGTAGCTATACCCATACTCTTTATCCGACGCTATTCCACAGTACCTATCTGCATATTTTACTGCTCCTTTTCTTCTATTGTTCATATTAGAAAAATCTCTTGATTGTTGAGATTTTATATATTGATTTATAGCGTCAACTTTTAAATTTCCTAAATTTAGAGAATCAGCAAAAGGATCTTTATACCACTCCTTACTTATTACCCAATTGTTCCCTTTTTTTGAAATATTCAAAACATGAGAAGTACCAATTTTACAGCTATTAACTTTTATTGGATCATCTTCATATATATAACTATATTTTGTGGAACATATTAAGTTTACAGAATACTTATCATCCTTACCTCTAATTCTATTGATCATTACCTCTGGCATAATTTCAGTAAACTTTACTCCCTGCTTTTCCCCCCAATTTTTAAGATATTTCATCTTCTGTTCTTCGTGCTCATAAGCCCATTTCCCATATTTTGTACTTCTATCATAATTATCTTCTATTAATTTTAAATCTCCATTTAATATAGCTCTATTCCTGTTTTGGAATATATCTTGTATAGAATTTGCAACCTCTTCTTTTGTACTAATTTCTTCACCTTTAGGCCTACAAAACGGGCATATCAGAAATATGAACAAAGTGATAACCATGATTTGGAGAAATCTTTTTTTTAGAGAAATTTTCATAACCATACTCCTCATATAATTAATTTACTAACTACGTAGAATTATCATATACTTTGCATAGTTATTATTCCCAATTAGAATAATAATCACTCTGTGAATTTCACCCAAGGTTTCATATTTATTACTACTTTAATTTTTCATCTATCTTTTGAATATATCCATTTACCAATTTATTATTGTGGGGTGCCTGTGAATACCAAAATTTACTGTCACTATTTTTTTGTCCAAAATATCTTGATTTTAAAATTATTTCTGGCCTGTATTCAAAATGCAGAATGTCAAAATGACTCCACTTTCCACCCCATACAAAGCCATTTTTTTCAAATGCATCTACAATTTCTTTTGGGTATTCCTGTATTCTCTTATCTCCTTCTTCTTTAGTCACCCATTTCCAATAATCTCTCCTATCTCTAGCAAGATCAATAGCTATTCCAAAAGAATGTGGGCTTAGTAAGCTAGTTCCCGAAATACATCTGTAATTAAATGTACCACTACTAGGAAATAATGCCCTGGAAACCTTTGGATTTGTCTGAGAAATAGGCAACAACTCTTTTACTGCATTTTCAAGAGATTTAGAGGCATTATTATTGCCATTAAATTGAAATCTCCTATATCCTAGATTAGCCATTTTAAGATTAGATTCTATAGACTTTCTATCACAGCCATAAACTTCTTTTAAAAGTGGATATGTCCTAATTCTTCCAGGATCAAAATTCTTTTCCATTACTCCATTTATAGTGCCTATTGGATAGGACTGTTCCATCATGTCCTGTAGATCCGTATCATACATTTTTTGTTGGAAACTTTTGCTGCTCTTATCATCATATAAAATTTTTTTACCGGACTTTGTAAGTACATATACCTTTCCATCATTGCCTTTTTCCAAATCTGTAATATATTCTGGGTAGGCCATCATAAGACACAAAATATCCTGTTTCATTGTGGTATAATAATCATCTGTCAATGCCTTTACAGGGCTTACACATACGCAAATCAATAATAGTGCTTCTATAATTATCTTCTTTTTCATAATATAGGCTCCTTATAAATAAGTAAGTAGATTCACACCAAATCGAAGATTTGGGTTCTAATTTGGGTAACTCCTTCTCCTTATCAGTCGAATGAGTAAGTGATTCACACCAAATCGAAGATTTGGGTTCTCTACTTATATTATGTTGCTCATGGATTTATATTATGCATTCGTATAGAGGCTGTAAAAAATAGGCTGACAAACTTCTAACAGTAAGAAATTTTATAGCATGATTTTACTGCGTTGACAGAACTAAACTATCACTGTACTATACTTATTATAGAGTTTATGCACATAAATATATTTTAAGGAGGATATTTTATGCAATACAGGAAATTTTGTAAAGATGGTTTTAAAGTATCTACTTTAGGTTTTGGATGCATGAGACTTCCAATAATGAACAACGATTCTTCAAAAATTAATGAAAAAGAAGCACTAAAAATCATAAGACATGCAATTGATAATGGTGTAAATTATCTAGATACAGCATATCCTTACCACGGCGGAAATAGTGAAATTTTAGTAGGTAAAGTACTTAAAGATGGTTACAGAGAAAAAGTTAGAATTGCAACTAAAATGCCTGTATGGCTAGTAGAAAAATATGAAGATTTTGATAAATATTTGAATGAACAATTAAAAAGGCTTGGCATAGACTGTATTGATTATTACCTTCTCCATGCCATGACCAAAGACAGAATGGATAAGCTGGAAAACCTGGGTGTTTTTAAGTTTTTAAATAAAGCCCTAGAGGACGGTAAAATCAATCACGTAGGCTTTTCTTTTCATGATAATTTAATGGCTTTCAAACACATAATAAATCTATTTCCCTGGGAATTTTGCCAGATCCAATTTAATTATTTAGATGAGGATTACCAGGCAGGTATAGATGGACTAGAATATGCAGCCGATAAAGGTCTATCAGTAGTTGTAATGGAACCTTTAAAAGGTGGACTTTTATCTGGTAATCTTCCAGAAGATATAAACAACATATTCAATAAATCAAAAGTAAAAAAAAGTCCGGTTGACTGGGCTTTAAGCTGGGTACTAAATCATCCTGAAGTATCAGTATTACTAAGTGGAATGAATTCTTTAGAACAAGTAAATGAAAATATATCTATAGCATCAAAAACTTTTCCTAATTCAATTTCTGAGGAAGACATGGATTTAATAGAACAAGCAAAAGAAAAATTCAATGCCCTTATGAAAATAAAATGCACCCGCTGTGGGTACTGTTCCCCTTGCAAGGTAGATTTAGATATTCCAAATATTTTTTCTATGTATAATAATTACTTTATGTATAAAAGTAAAGAATCTATATTTAATAAGTATAATAATATGCCAAAAAAATCAAAGGCATCTTCCTGCATACACTGCGGAAAATGTGAAGATAACTGCCCGCAGCATCTTCCAATCAGGGTACTTTTAAGGCAAGTTAAGTCTACCTTCGAAGAGAACTAATGCTGACAAATTTCATTACCATATATGAATTCTAAACAAAGAATCAACTTATACTACGGATATTTTTTACAACCTTCAGTTCATTAAATATTTTGATAAGTCTAAGTAAAAAATTCTAAAAAAGCTAAGAACTTTTGAAAACTCATACCTCAGACAATTCAAAAGCTCTAAGTTTTTACGAATTTTTTACTAAGGCTTATATGCAAAATATTTAAAAGAACTTCATTATTGTAAAAATATGACTGCGTATAAGTTGATTCTTAAGTTAGAATATCCATATGTAGAATTTCTAATTGAGACTTAAACTTATACATGAAATATAATGACAAAATTGAAATCATACTTAAAAACTTTTATAAATAAGTCTTAGCTTGGTATTTTAGAAAACCTTAGGGACTTAGATATGTCTGAGGTACGAGTTTATCTAAGTCCCTTTAGGTTTTCAAAATGCTAAGCTTTAGACTTATTAAAAGTTTTTATGATGATGAAATTTGTCATTATATAATATTGTATAAGTTAACTCTCTAACTGTAAGCCCCATATAATTATTAACTTCTAAGTGCTGGTTTCTGCAAATATTCACCCATAGTTCTGTATTCTATATTTTCTTCATTTTTCTCTGTCAAAATAGCATTAATGTAGGCATTTGCTGTATCCAAGCATGTAAATACTATTTTATCATGAGCTAAAGCTGTACGCCTGAGTATAAAACCTTGCCTTGTAGTGTTATATCCTTGAGTGGCTGTATTTATAACTATATCTATTTTCTTATCTTTTATATATTCCACTGCAGTATCTAAATCAAACTCACTGCATTTTACTCCATTTTCACTTAAGAACTTATAAGTTCCTCTGGATGCACTTATACTAAATCCAAGTTCTCCATATTTTTTGATTACATTTAGTGAATCCTTTTTATCTATATCATTTACAGAAACATAAAGATTTCCTTCTTGCAGTATCTTAACTCCTGAAGCTTTAAATGCTTTATATATAGCCTTGTCTTTATCAAAATCCACTCCTAAGACTTCTCCTGTAGATTTCATCTCAGGTCCAAGAGCTACTTCCACTCCAGATAACTTTTTATTGGAGAATATAGGCATTTTAACTGCGTAAATATTGCTGTACTTATACATATCCTGTTTATAGTGAAAATCTTTTATTTTTTTACCTAACATAACTCCTACAGCTATTTCTACCATTGGAATATTAGTAACTTTACTCAAAATAGGTACAGTTCTCGATGCTCTTGGATTTACTTCTATTACATACACCTTATCTCCGTCAAAAGCATATTGAACATTTAAAAGTCCTTTAACATTCAACTTCTTGGCAATCTTTACTGTATAATCTTCTATTTTTTTAAGCACATTCTCTGGTAAATCTGATGCTGGATATACCGCTATACTGTCCCCAGAATGTACCCCTGTTTTCTCTATATGCTCCATTATTCCAGGAATTATTAAATCTTTACCATCTGATATGGCATCTACTTCTATTTCTTTTCCCACTATATATTTATCTACAAGAACAGGATGTTCCTTAGATAAATTTACGGCATCTTTTAAATATTTACAGAGCTCTTCATAATTGTAGACAACCTTCATAGCCCTACCACCTATTACATAAGATGGTCTAACAATAACAGGATAACCTATTTCAGCTACTAAGTTATCTGCTTCTTCAAGGCTTGTTACAGATCCACCTACAGGTGAATTTATGTCAAGTTCTTTAAGAAGTACTCTAAATTTTTCCCTGTCTTCTGCCAAATCTATAGATTCAAAGGATGTGCCAAGTAAATTTACTCCTCTGTCATTTAACTTTTTAGATAGATTAAGTGCAGTCTGTCCTCCAAATTGTACTATAACTCCATCCACTTTTTCCTCATTTATTACATTCATAACGTCATCTATATAAAGGGGCTCAAAATACAACTTATCTGAAATATCAAAATCAGTACTTACTGTCTCTGGATTATTATTTATTATAACAGCTTCATAACCTGCTTTTTTTATAGCCCACACACCATTAACACAGCAGTAATCGAACTCTATTCCCTGTCCTATTCTAATAGGTCCTGAACCTATTACAAGTATTTTCTTATTATCTGAAACAACATTGTCACTTTCTAAATCATAACAAGAATAATAGTAAGAGGTTTTTGCTTCAAACTCCCCGCTGCAGGTATCTACCATTTTATAAACAGATTTTATGCCATTTACTTCTCTAAGTTTCTTTAAATCTTCTAATTTCATACCTATTAATTTGCAAATATATTCATCTGTAAATCCCATGATTTCAGCTTTTTGAATAGTTTCAACATTTGGCACATTGCTTGTCAATTCATTTTCCATATTCACTATATTTTCTATTCCACCTAAGAACCATTCATCTATTTTGGTTAATTCATGAAGCTCATCTATAGTCATTCCTTTTCTAAGAGCTTCTGCTAAAGCAAAAAGTCTTTCATCATCCTGGTTATTTATCTTTGCTATTATTTCATCTTTGCTCATATTTTCAAATTTATCTAATTTCAGTCCTATTATTTTTCCTTCTAAACTTATAACTGCTTTTAAAAGAGCACTTTCAAAACTCCTATCTATAGCCATAACTTCTCCTGTAGCTTTCATCTGAGTTTTTAAAGTCCTGTTTGCAGTTTTAAATTTATCAAAAGGCCACTTAGGCATTTTAACTACACAATAATCTAGAGCCGGTTCAAACAGTGCACTGGAATTTCCTGTAACATAATTTTTAAGTTCATCTAAAGTATATCCAAGGGCAATTTT
The genomic region above belongs to Clostridium sp. AWRP and contains:
- a CDS encoding amidase domain-containing protein encodes the protein MKISLKKRFLQIMVITLFIFLICPFCRPKGEEISTKEEVANSIQDIFQNRNRAILNGDLKLIEDNYDRSTKYGKWAYEHEEQKMKYLKNWGEKQGVKFTEIMPEVMINRIRGKDDKYSVNLICSTKYSYIYEDDPIKVNSCKIGTSHVLNISKKGNNWVISKEWYKDPFADSLNLGNLKVDAINQYIKSQQSRDFSNMNNRRKGAVKYADRYCGIASDKEYGYSYNRKYRNYNSRGGDCANFASQILHEGGKFRKNSGWSYDGSGATRSWLNADGFKSYMIYSGRASLVAHGSYEKVYKASYKLLPGDFVAYEKKGDITHISVVTGADSKGYSLVSCHNTDRNRVPWDLGWSDKNIKFWLVHVNY
- a CDS encoding M15 family metallopeptidase, which translates into the protein MKKKIIIEALLLICVCVSPVKALTDDYYTTMKQDILCLMMAYPEYITDLEKGNDGKVYVLTKSGKKILYDDKSSKSFQQKMYDTDLQDMMEQSYPIGTINGVMEKNFDPGRIRTYPLLKEVYGCDRKSIESNLKMANLGYRRFQFNGNNNASKSLENAVKELLPISQTNPKVSRALFPSSGTFNYRCISGTSLLSPHSFGIAIDLARDRRDYWKWVTKEEGDKRIQEYPKEIVDAFEKNGFVWGGKWSHFDILHFEYRPEIILKSRYFGQKNSDSKFWYSQAPHNNKLVNGYIQKIDEKLK
- a CDS encoding aldo/keto reductase, producing the protein MQYRKFCKDGFKVSTLGFGCMRLPIMNNDSSKINEKEALKIIRHAIDNGVNYLDTAYPYHGGNSEILVGKVLKDGYREKVRIATKMPVWLVEKYEDFDKYLNEQLKRLGIDCIDYYLLHAMTKDRMDKLENLGVFKFLNKALEDGKINHVGFSFHDNLMAFKHIINLFPWEFCQIQFNYLDEDYQAGIDGLEYAADKGLSVVVMEPLKGGLLSGNLPEDINNIFNKSKVKKSPVDWALSWVLNHPEVSVLLSGMNSLEQVNENISIASKTFPNSISEEDMDLIEQAKEKFNALMKIKCTRCGYCSPCKVDLDIPNIFSMYNNYFMYKSKESIFNKYNNMPKKSKASSCIHCGKCEDNCPQHLPIRVLLRQVKSTFEEN
- the carB gene encoding carbamoyl-phosphate synthase (glutamine-hydrolyzing) large subunit; translation: MPLRENLKKVLIIGSGPIIIGQAAEFDYSGTQACEAIKKEGIQTVLVNSNPATIMTDKNIADKTYIEPLTVESLEAIIGREKPDGVLAGFGGQTALNLAMELNEIGVFKKYNVELLGIKTESIKNAEDRESFKNLMNEIDEPIAISEIATNLEECKKFLDKVSLPIIIRPAYTLGGTGGGIASTYEEYMEICENGLEESPINQILLEQSLAGWKELEYEIMRDKKDNCMVVCNMENLDPVGIHTGDSIVVAPSQTLNDREYQMLRRSAIKIIRTLKIEGGCNIQFALDPNSNRYMVIEVNPRVSRSSALASKAAGYPIAKIAAKIALGYTLDELKNYVTGNSSALFEPALDYCVVKMPKWPFDKFKTANRTLKTQMKATGEVMAIDRSFESALLKAVISLEGKIIGLKLDKFENMSKDEIIAKINNQDDERLFALAEALRKGMTIDELHELTKIDEWFLGGIENIVNMENELTSNVPNVETIQKAEIMGFTDEYICKLIGMKLEDLKKLREVNGIKSVYKMVDTCSGEFEAKTSYYYSCYDLESDNVVSDNKKILVIGSGPIRIGQGIEFDYCCVNGVWAIKKAGYEAVIINNNPETVSTDFDISDKLYFEPLYIDDVMNVINEEKVDGVIVQFGGQTALNLSKKLNDRGVNLLGTSFESIDLAEDREKFRVLLKELDINSPVGGSVTSLEEADNLVAEIGYPVIVRPSYVIGGRAMKVVYNYEELCKYLKDAVNLSKEHPVLVDKYIVGKEIEVDAISDGKDLIIPGIMEHIEKTGVHSGDSIAVYPASDLPENVLKKIEDYTVKIAKKLNVKGLLNVQYAFDGDKVYVIEVNPRASRTVPILSKVTNIPMVEIAVGVMLGKKIKDFHYKQDMYKYSNIYAVKMPIFSNKKLSGVEVALGPEMKSTGEVLGVDFDKDKAIYKAFKASGVKILQEGNLYVSVNDIDKKDSLNVIKKYGELGFSISASRGTYKFLSENGVKCSEFDLDTAVEYIKDKKIDIVINTATQGYNTTRQGFILRRTALAHDKIVFTCLDTANAYINAILTEKNEENIEYRTMGEYLQKPALRS